Below is a window of Leucobacter sp. Psy1 DNA.
CCTACACGAGCGCGGTCATCGACGACGGCGCAGACCTCTATTACCCGCTGGGCGACAGCAGCGCCGACTGGGCGGGCACCAATCCGCCCGCCTTCGGAACCGGAGTGCAGGCCGAGCAGCCCGGCGCGGTCCAGGGATCGGCCACTGGATTCTCGAACTTCAACGGGACGACGAACGGCCGAGTGTCGTCATCGTCTCGCCCGGCGACGCCCACCGAGTTCACGACGGAACTCTGGTTCAAGACCTCCTCGACCCGCGGCGGCAAGCTCATCGGGTACGGGAACGCGCAGAGCGGGTCATCTTCTTCTTACGACCGACACATCTACATGCGCAACGACGGTCGCCTGAACTTCGGGGTCTACCCCGGATCCACGAAGGTCGTGACCTCGGCGTCGCGCTACAACGATGGCAAATGGCACCAGGCGGCCTCCTCACTCGGTGCGGACGGCATGAAGCTCTACGTCGACGGCCAGCTCGTCGCGGCGGATCCGAGCGTCACGAACGGTGAGGGCTTCAGCGGGTACTGGCGCGTCGGAGGGGACAACCTCGGCAGCTGGCCCGACCGCCCAAGCTCGGACTGGTTCTCCGGAGCGATCGACGAGGTCGCGGTCTACCCGACGGCCCTGAGTTCCGCCCAGATCTCGACCCACTACGCCATCGGCACGGGGCGACAGGCACCGACGGCGAGCTTCACCGCGACGGCCGAGGACCTCGCTGTCGGCTTCGACGGTTCCGCTTCCACCGTGGCGGAGGGCGGCAGCCTCACCGAGTACGCCTGGGACTTCGGCGACGGGTCACCGGTCGTGTCACGGCCCACGCCGACGACCACGCACGACTATCCGCGATCCGGAACCTTCACGGCCACGCTCACGGTCCGCGACGACCGCGGACTCGTCGGCTCGACGCAACGGGCCGTGACGGTGCAGGCACCGAACACTCCCCCGACCGCCGCGTTCTCGACGACGGCGCAGGGACTGACCGCGACCGTCGACGGCACCGCGTCGAGCGACGCCGATGGCTCGATCGCCTCCTACTCATGGGACTGGGGCGACGACACCCCGGCGGGTTCTGACGCCCTCGCATCGCACGCCTACGCAGCGGCGGGCACGTATCCGGTCACCCTGAAGGTCACCGACAACCGCGGCGGTACGGCGAGCGAGACACACCAGGTGACGGTGACGCACGCCGCGCCGGTTCCCGCTTTCGAGTCCTCCGCAGCCGGGCTGACCGTTTCGACCGACGCGAGTGGAACGACCGCTTCGGACGGAGCGACGCTCTCCTACTCATGGAACTGGGGCGACGATTCGCCCACCTCGACCGGAGCCAGGGCCTCCCATGCCTACGCGGAGGACGGCACCTACGAGATCACGCTGACAGCGACAGACAGCCTCGGCTCCAGCGCTGAGATCAGCCGTGAGGTCACGGTCGAGTCGACGCGCTACGCAGCTCAGGACGACTTCGATCGTGTGGTCTCGAGCGGATGGGGTCAGGCACCGACCGGTGGTCTCTGGACGGCCATGCTCGGATCCGGGAACGTTGCGTCGACGAACGGGACGCACGGAGTGCTCGCACTCTCCCCGGGCAGCACGCGTCAGATGGCCCTGCAGAACCTGTCGGTGAAGGACTCCGAGACGACGCTCGAGTACCGCATGGGCTACGGGCCGAGCACGGGGTCCGGCTATGTCGGAGCCACGCTCAGGCAGAACGCGAGTGCCGGCTACTCCGTCAGCGCGTGGCATAGGAACAACGGCACCGTCTGGCTGGTCGCTCAGCAGGGCACGACCGTCATCGGCACCCAGGCCGTCTCGGGGCTCAGCTGGAAGCAGGGTGACGAATTCACCGTCAAGACACAGGTCACCGGCTCGAGCCCGACCACGCTCCGCGCGAAGATCTGGCCCCGCGGCGGCACCGAGCCGCAGAACTGGCAGCTCAGCACGACCGATACGACGGCCGCACTGCAGCAGGCGGGATACGCGTCCGTGCGCTACAACCTCGCCGGGTCGGCGACCGCGGTCGGACCGGTGTCGTTCGACCGGGTGACCGTTCGCGATCTGAACGCGCCCCCGCCGAATGTGCCTCCCGTGGCCGGGTTCACCACCTCGGCGACCGGCCTCACCGTCTCCGTCGACGGCAGCACCTCGACCGACGCCGACGGCACCATCGCCTCCTACCGCTGGGACTGGGGCGACAACACCGCAGCCGGATCAGGCAAGACCGCGACCCACGCCTACACCGCAGCCGGCGACTACGACGTCACCCTCACCGTCACCGACAACCAGGGCGCCACCCACTCCACCGCCAAAAAGGTCACCGTTACCCCGCCACCCGCGAATGTGCCTCCCGTGGCCGGGTTCACCACCTCGGCGACCGGCCTCACCGTCTCCGTCGACGGCAGCACCTCGACCGACGCCGACGGCACCATCGCCTCCTACCGCTGGGACTGGGGCGACAACACCGCAGCCGGATCAGGCAAGACCGCGACCCACGCCTACACCGCAGCCGGCGACTACGACGTCACCCTCACCGTCACCGACAACCAGGGCGCCACCCACTCCACCGCGAAACAGGTCACCGTCACCGAACCACCGGTCGCCGGACCGCTTCTCAAGGACGCCTTCGAACGCACCGCGACCGCCTCGTGGGGCACTGCCGAAGTGGGCGGCCCCTGGACAATCTCCGGGGGAACCGCTGCGGCCTCGGTCTCAGGAGGGAAGGCCCGCCTGAACCTCGGCGTCGGCAGCACCCGGCTCGGGACGCTCGCGCAGACGCCGCTGCGCGAGTACACGGCCCAGGTTGATCTCTCCTCCGATGCCGCATCGGACAGCGGGGCGGTCTACGCCGGTGTGGTCGCGAGGGATGCAGGTGCCGCGGGAACCTACCTGGTGCACGCCTGGCTGCGCCCGAACGGCACCGTGTGGCTCGTCGCCCAGCGAGGGTCCACGGTGCTGCAGACCTCCACGCTCTCCGGCCTGACCTACAGCGCAGGTGACACGTTCACCCTCAAGGTGGAGGTCACAGGAACGGACACGACGCAGCTCAGGGCGAAGCTGTGGAAGAGCGGCGGCACTGAGCCTGCCAACTGGCAGCTCACCGCGCAGGACGCCGAACCCGGACTGCAGACCGCTGGGCCGGTCGGCCTCCGCGCGAGCCGCACCAGTTCTTCGACCGCACCGACCGCGATCACCTTCGACAACTTCGTCGTCTCGAAGATCGGCTGATCATGGGAGACACGAGCACTGCTCTCATCGCACTCGGCGGTCTCGCCGCAGCGGTGACCGCGGTGCTCGTGCTCCGCGCCGCACCCCGGGTCACGGTCGTGGTGTGGCTCCTCGTACTCTGCTTCGTACCGATTTGGGTCGGCGTGAGCGTGGGGCCGTTCTGGTCGGCGATCACCCTGGTCACGATTCTGGCGATCGTGACCTGCTCGGGCTCCATCGAACTCTCCCCCGCCGACGGATTCATGGCCGCATTCTTCGTCCTCGTGATCGCCCAGTATGCGCTCGGGATGACGTCGCTCGCCGGGGCCGTCAGCGCCGTCACCGAGTGGCTCATCCCGTACCTGTGGGGCCGCCTCGTACTCACCCGGGTAAGCCAGGAGTTCCTGTTCCGCGCGATCGCCGTCATCGCGGGCGCCGCCGCGGCCCTGGCGCTCGTCGAGGCGTTCACGGGGACCAACCTCTTCGCACTCGTCACCTTCGGTTCGGACAGTCTCGCCAGTGTGTGGGCGCCCCTGCAGCCCCGCGGCGGACTGATTCGCGCCGAAGGCGCGTTCGGCCACTCGATCGCCCTCGGCGCGTCGCTCTCCCTCGCCACCGCGTTCCTGCTGGCGACGAAGTGGCGCATACTCGTCAAGCTCGCCCTCCTCGTTGTGATCGCTGCGGCGATCGTCATGACCCTGAGCCGGATCGGCCTGGTCACCTTCGTGATCACGGTGGCGCTCTCGGTACTCGTGCTCCCCGCCCTCTCCCGTGGAGCACGGTTGCTCACCGCCGCCGCGGGCATCGTCGCGGCGGCCGTCATCGTGCCGTTCATCGGCCGTGTCTTCCTCGAGGCCGGCACCGAGGCCGGCGGCAGCGCCGACTACCGCCTCGATCTCTTCTCGGTCCTGCAGGTGCTCCGACCGGTCGGTGCGGCGCCCGACATTACAGGACTCACGGTCAACGGCGACTATCTCGGCTCGTTCGCTCGCTCGATCGACAACGCGCTCCTGGTGACGGCGATGCGTGTCGGCTGGGCGCCCACCCTCTTGCTCATCGTCGTGCTCCTGTGCACCATCCTTCCCATCGTCAGGCGCGGCGGCGCGAACGCCGCAAGCATCGCTATCGCGGCGCAGATTCCCGGCCTGTTCGCGGTCGCGTTCATCACGCAGTACTCGACGTTCTTCTGGTTCACGGTGGGTCTGGCGGTGTCGCTGAACATGGCTGCACGGCGACAGCCCGAGCCGGGAGGAATCCCGCAGGCATCCCACTTCGCCGAGCGACTCACGTCGCCGGCTCTTCTACCAGCACCGACCAGGGGAGGTTCACGGTGACCGACAGCACATCCGCATGGACGTTGGGGACGATCTGGGCATCGCTGAAGAAGCGGTGGTACATCGTCGTCATCTTTACCGCGATCGGAGGGATCCTCGGCGTCACGTTCTCGCTGCTCGCCACCCCGGTATTTCAGTCGACGGCAACACTCTTCGTGTCCATCAATCAGGGGAGCAGTGGGACGGACCTCAATCAGGGCACCACTTACGCCCAGAACCAGATGCAGTCCTACGCGCAGCTCGCCACGTCGTCTCGCGTACTCGACCCGGTGATCGAGGATCTGGGGCTCGATGTCGATGCCCACGAACTCGCCAAGCACGTCGAGGTCATGAGTCCGACCAACACGGTGATCCTGAGCGTTCAGGCCGCGGCCGGTGCCCCCGATCGCGCAGCGCAGATCGCAAACGCCATTGCCGAGCAGCTCGCGGACGCTGTGCAGGAGGTCTCGCCTCGCAGCGCCGAAGGAGCCCCGTCGATCACGGCTTCGATCGTCGACGCGGCTGAGAGTCCACGTTTCCAGGTCTCACCGAACAAACCTCGGGATACCATCCTCGCGACCGCCGTCGGCTTTCTCACCGGGATCGCGGCAGCACTCGTCTACGGCGTACTCGATACGCGCATGCCGAATGCCGCGGCGCTCAAGGCCGCCGTGCCGCTCCCGGTGCTCGGCTCCATCTCGCGCGTCCCCGGCGGCAAGCGCGGCGTCGGGCTGCTCGTGGCTCAGGAGCCGCTCGGCCGGGCATCGGAGGAGTTCAGGCGAGTCCGATCCGCGCTCACCTACGCCGGGGTCTCCGAGCGTCTCCAGCGCATCATGGTCACCTCCACCTCCGAGCGTGAGGGCAAGTCGACGTTCAGCGCGAACTTCGCCCTGACGCTCGCTGAAGCGCGGAGCCGAGTACTGCTCATCGACGCCGACTTCCGGAAGCCGCGGATCGCCGACCTCTTCGGAGTAGAGGGGGCAGTGGGCCTCACCTCCGTGCTCCTCGGCGATGCGTCCTTCGAACAGGCGCGGATCGAACGGAAAGGCACCACGCTCGACCTGCTCCCGGCGGGAACCATCCCGCCGAATCCATCGGAGATGCTGGCATCGGAGGCGATGAGACAGTTGATCGACGCGGTCACCCCGCAGTACGACTACATCATCATCGACTCGCCGCCCATCCTGAGCGTCGCCGACGCGAACCTGACCTCCCCGCTCGTCGACGGAGCCGTCCTCGTCGTCGACGCCGGGCGCACGCGCCAGTCGCAGCTCGCGCACGCCGTGACCAGCTTCGAGACCGCGGGCGGCCGCATCGCCGGCGCGGTGCTCAACAAGGCCCGTCAGCGTCGCAACGCCGACGGGTACTACGTCGAAGCGACTCGCCCCTCGTCCACGCACGTCGGCAGGTCGGCACGCCGAGCCGCTCGCGTGCGGGTCTGAGGATCGAGGCAACATGCGCATCCTCATCGCCTGGGCTGACGACGTCTCCCCCAACCTCGGCGTTCGCGTCCTCGGCCGTGGGTCGATCGACCTCATCTCGTCGGTGCACGACGGAGTCGAGTTCGAGGTGCTCAACTACGGGTCGCGCCCCTCGGCCGTCCCGTGGTCTCCTCGCTCTCTGCTGAAGCAGCGCGTGCTCCCCGGCTCGCCGATGATGGAGTGGCTGTCCTCGTTCGATGTCTTCTGGGACACGCGCTCAGGCGACAGCTTCGCCGACATCTACGGCATGGACCGGCACCTCACGATGTCACTCATCCACGAGTTCGCCGCTCAGGCCGGCGCGAGGTGCATCATGGCTCCGCAGACCATCGGCCCGTTCGGCAAGCGCACGGCCCGTGCACTCGCCGCACGTTCCCTGAAGCGATCCAGTCTCGTCTTCGCTCGAGACCCGCGGAGCGCGGATGCTGCGGCGCGTCTCGGTCGGCCCGTAGACGCCACGACGACGGACCTGGTCTTCGCGATCGATCCGCCGGAGATCGGCGTGCCCCACGACGTGGTACTCAATGTCTCCGGCCTCCTCTGGCAGCAGAACCCCCACGTCGATCATGTGGAGTATCAGCGAGCAGTGCGGCTCGTGATCGCCGGCCTGCGTGCCGACGGCCGTTCCATCGCGCTCATGCCGCACGTACTCGCCTCGGACGCCGCGGACAGCGACATCGATGCGTCGCGCGAGCTCCACGCCGAGTACGAAGGAGACCTCGATCTGGTCGTTCCCGTCGATCTCGACGAGGCGCGTCGTACGCTCGCGAGCGCCAGAGTCGTGATCGGTGCGCGCATGCACGCCTGCCTCAATGCACTCTCCACCGGAACCCCGGCCATCGCGATGGCGTACTCCCGGAAGTTCAGACCTCTCCTCTCGGAGCTGGGGTGGGAGCACGTCGTCGACATCGAGGACGCCATGACCACCAGCCGGGCCGTACTCGCCGCGACCCGTTCGTACGGATTCGCCGAGCGCGCCGTCGAGGTGCAGGCCGCGGGCCGCTCTCGGATCGACCACCTGCGCCCCGCGGTCGCGGCACTCCTGTCGGGGCGATAGCGATGACCATGACGGACGAACTCGCCCACTCGGCCGCTCGCGGGGCGCTGTTCACCATGGGCGCCCAGCTGGCGAGGATCCTGCTTCAGCTCCTCTCCGTGGTGATTCTCGCCCGGCTTCTCTCGCCGCATGATTACGGGTTGCTCGCCATCGCCCTCGTCGTCGTCGGAGTCGGCGAGATCTTCCGCGATTTCGGCCTCACTTCGGCATCGGTGCAGGCACCGATCCTGACGAACGGTCAGCGCGACAATCTCTTCTGGATCAACACGGGTCTCGGTGCCGGGCTGGCCGGCATCGCGTTCCTCGCCGCGTGGCCGGTCTCGTGGCTGACGGGACAGTCGGATCTTCTCGGCATCCTCCAGGTGCTGTCCATCGTCTTCGTCGTGAACGGGCTCGCCACGCAGTACCGTGCGCAGCTCATGCGCGCACTGCAGTTCCGCGCACTCGCAGTCGCCGACATCGTCTCCGCTGCTTTCGCGCTCGGGGGTGCCGTCGTGGCAGCACTGCTCGGCGCCGGATACTGGGCGCTGGTGGTCCAGCAGCTGGCGGCTGCGGCGATCCTGCTCGTCACGCTGGTGTGGTTCGGCCGGTGGCTCCCGGGAAGGTACTCGCGGCAGCACGACGTGCGCGGTCTCGTCGCCTTCGGCTGGCACCTCGTCGTCACCGGCCTCATCACCTACGGGGCCGCCCAGATCGACACCATCGTGGTGGCCGCGAAGTTCGGCACCACATCGCTCGGCCTCTACAACCGCGCTTTCCAGATCATCATGACGCCGCTCAACCAGATTCGCTCCCCTCTGACCAACGTTGCGCTCCCCGTGCTGTCGCGGGCACAGGAGCATCGTGAGCGATTCGACCACTTCGTCACGGCGGGGCAGCTCGCACTCGGGTACTCGCTGGGCCTCCCGCTGCTCCTGGTCTGCGGGATGGCGGATCCCGTGGTCACGATCATGCTCGGCCCGCAGTGGGAGGCGGCAGTTCCGCTCCTGCGGTGCTTCGCGATCGCTGGTGCACTGACGACGCTCTCCTTCGTCGGGTACTGGGTCTACGTGTCCCGGGGTCTCAGCCGCCAACTGCTGCGGTACTCCCTCGTGTCGACCGCCCTTCGCGCCGTGTGCATCATCGCCGGCTCGTTCTTCGGCGTGATCGGAGTCGGCATCGGGTTCGCGCTCGCTCCCGCGATCGCGTGGCCGGTATCGATCTTCTGGTTGTCCCGGATCACGACCCTCCCGGTGCGACCGCTCTACGGCGGTGCGCTCCGCATGCTGTCCGCCTCCACCGTCACCGCGCTCGCCGCGTGGGCAGCGTCCACAGCCGCCATGCCCGTCGCGGGGGCCTGGGTTGCTCTCGTGACCGGGCTCGCGGCGGCGGCGGCGACCGCGGGTCTGCTTGTGCTCATCCCCCCACTCCACCGCGATGTACGCACGCTCACGGGCTTCGGTCGGCTCATGCTGCGCCGGTAGGGCGGGGCGACAAAAGGCCTGAGGAGCGCCAGCTAGTGGAAGCCCTCCTTCTGCGAAGATACGTACATGAATGCAGAGTTCGGCTCAAGGACTGAGGACACACCGTTATCGGGCTTCACCGTTGAGGGCATCGAGATTGCGCGACTAGGG
It encodes the following:
- a CDS encoding PKD domain-containing protein, producing MSSGGRGLRAVLATLTSTALLAGAIVFGVGTAPASAADPLPSPPPLLQRDENVATSDPLPTVQIDGGYVWAQATSGTTVYAVGKFDNARAALAAPGTSLTPRSNVLAFDINSGGLLPFAPKVEGVVKAVATSPDGSRVYIGGSFSKVNDQTRYNFAALDARTGELLPGFNASIGGSGVYALAADADAVYVGGLFTQANGTARKNVAAFAAANGALRADWDSQTDQQVDAMVLDPDGTHVVYGGRFSDVDGNGKWRGLVSFERSTGQINETWAGTEKVKNGWGSGSTKGKAGIYGLNADASAVYGTGWVYADAATGNLEGIVALNSSSGGTKWIADCLGDHYGVYSTGKVVYSTTHTHACSTMNLWPEQNPREHKYIHAMTAEVGGTLGRQPAAGATYKDWQGEAAPSAYAWYPDFYTGDASRTGMGQAGLSITGAGDVISVAGEFPGVNQGRYEGIVRFSTKPSTGAKDGPRIRTTGNWGAPSASTVIPGRIRLSIAGTWDRDDRDLTYELTRSGRNGVIDTVKKSNGWWNVPSIRLTDSSVQAGQSYTYRITVKDGDGNTVTSEPVTATASSEPATAYTSAVIDDGADLYYPLGDSSADWAGTNPPAFGTGVQAEQPGAVQGSATGFSNFNGTTNGRVSSSSRPATPTEFTTELWFKTSSTRGGKLIGYGNAQSGSSSSYDRHIYMRNDGRLNFGVYPGSTKVVTSASRYNDGKWHQAASSLGADGMKLYVDGQLVAADPSVTNGEGFSGYWRVGGDNLGSWPDRPSSDWFSGAIDEVAVYPTALSSAQISTHYAIGTGRQAPTASFTATAEDLAVGFDGSASTVAEGGSLTEYAWDFGDGSPVVSRPTPTTTHDYPRSGTFTATLTVRDDRGLVGSTQRAVTVQAPNTPPTAAFSTTAQGLTATVDGTASSDADGSIASYSWDWGDDTPAGSDALASHAYAAAGTYPVTLKVTDNRGGTASETHQVTVTHAAPVPAFESSAAGLTVSTDASGTTASDGATLSYSWNWGDDSPTSTGARASHAYAEDGTYEITLTATDSLGSSAEISREVTVESTRYAAQDDFDRVVSSGWGQAPTGGLWTAMLGSGNVASTNGTHGVLALSPGSTRQMALQNLSVKDSETTLEYRMGYGPSTGSGYVGATLRQNASAGYSVSAWHRNNGTVWLVAQQGTTVIGTQAVSGLSWKQGDEFTVKTQVTGSSPTTLRAKIWPRGGTEPQNWQLSTTDTTAALQQAGYASVRYNLAGSATAVGPVSFDRVTVRDLNAPPPNVPPVAGFTTSATGLTVSVDGSTSTDADGTIASYRWDWGDNTAAGSGKTATHAYTAAGDYDVTLTVTDNQGATHSTAKKVTVTPPPANVPPVAGFTTSATGLTVSVDGSTSTDADGTIASYRWDWGDNTAAGSGKTATHAYTAAGDYDVTLTVTDNQGATHSTAKQVTVTEPPVAGPLLKDAFERTATASWGTAEVGGPWTISGGTAAASVSGGKARLNLGVGSTRLGTLAQTPLREYTAQVDLSSDAASDSGAVYAGVVARDAGAAGTYLVHAWLRPNGTVWLVAQRGSTVLQTSTLSGLTYSAGDTFTLKVEVTGTDTTQLRAKLWKSGGTEPANWQLTAQDAEPGLQTAGPVGLRASRTSSSTAPTAITFDNFVVSKIG
- a CDS encoding polysaccharide biosynthesis tyrosine autokinase → MTDSTSAWTLGTIWASLKKRWYIVVIFTAIGGILGVTFSLLATPVFQSTATLFVSINQGSSGTDLNQGTTYAQNQMQSYAQLATSSRVLDPVIEDLGLDVDAHELAKHVEVMSPTNTVILSVQAAAGAPDRAAQIANAIAEQLADAVQEVSPRSAEGAPSITASIVDAAESPRFQVSPNKPRDTILATAVGFLTGIAAALVYGVLDTRMPNAAALKAAVPLPVLGSISRVPGGKRGVGLLVAQEPLGRASEEFRRVRSALTYAGVSERLQRIMVTSTSEREGKSTFSANFALTLAEARSRVLLIDADFRKPRIADLFGVEGAVGLTSVLLGDASFEQARIERKGTTLDLLPAGTIPPNPSEMLASEAMRQLIDAVTPQYDYIIIDSPPILSVADANLTSPLVDGAVLVVDAGRTRQSQLAHAVTSFETAGGRIAGAVLNKARQRRNADGYYVEATRPSSTHVGRSARRAARVRV
- a CDS encoding polysaccharide pyruvyl transferase family protein, which codes for MRILIAWADDVSPNLGVRVLGRGSIDLISSVHDGVEFEVLNYGSRPSAVPWSPRSLLKQRVLPGSPMMEWLSSFDVFWDTRSGDSFADIYGMDRHLTMSLIHEFAAQAGARCIMAPQTIGPFGKRTARALAARSLKRSSLVFARDPRSADAAARLGRPVDATTTDLVFAIDPPEIGVPHDVVLNVSGLLWQQNPHVDHVEYQRAVRLVIAGLRADGRSIALMPHVLASDAADSDIDASRELHAEYEGDLDLVVPVDLDEARRTLASARVVIGARMHACLNALSTGTPAIAMAYSRKFRPLLSELGWEHVVDIEDAMTTSRAVLAATRSYGFAERAVEVQAAGRSRIDHLRPAVAALLSGR
- a CDS encoding lipopolysaccharide biosynthesis protein, with translation MTMTDELAHSAARGALFTMGAQLARILLQLLSVVILARLLSPHDYGLLAIALVVVGVGEIFRDFGLTSASVQAPILTNGQRDNLFWINTGLGAGLAGIAFLAAWPVSWLTGQSDLLGILQVLSIVFVVNGLATQYRAQLMRALQFRALAVADIVSAAFALGGAVVAALLGAGYWALVVQQLAAAAILLVTLVWFGRWLPGRYSRQHDVRGLVAFGWHLVVTGLITYGAAQIDTIVVAAKFGTTSLGLYNRAFQIIMTPLNQIRSPLTNVALPVLSRAQEHRERFDHFVTAGQLALGYSLGLPLLLVCGMADPVVTIMLGPQWEAAVPLLRCFAIAGALTTLSFVGYWVYVSRGLSRQLLRYSLVSTALRAVCIIAGSFFGVIGVGIGFALAPAIAWPVSIFWLSRITTLPVRPLYGGALRMLSASTVTALAAWAASTAAMPVAGAWVALVTGLAAAAATAGLLVLIPPLHRDVRTLTGFGRLMLRR